A DNA window from Halorubrum sp. DM2 contains the following coding sequences:
- a CDS encoding ABC transporter substrate-binding protein encodes MYESTRTASRRSFLAAAGGTATVGLAGCLGGGGGGLDELTVAHMPIYPDLQWYVMEGEGYFSEIDAEVSGQEFGNGPAIVQALGGGDIDVAMFGIVPAMIAIDNGIPARVTAANIREPMGIMAESSFHKTFEQQGGDAFATWEEEQGEPFTFGTFPQGSVPDVLLRYWLRDVGVDPESNDSVEIIEISGASSVWQAIANDEIDGTSIMEPVPTIAQAEGSSVTMLRTAAEVLPGQPAAVTLMSDAVRDSPLAAQFLEQHVRATEFIGEEPDATAEHVNEGIGMPVDRARNALDSPLSNFITDPNEITDATQVFSEFAAGNDQIDEQLSTDEIFDLEVYDSL; translated from the coding sequence ATGTACGAATCAACGCGGACAGCGTCGCGGCGGTCCTTCCTCGCGGCCGCGGGCGGAACTGCGACGGTCGGACTCGCCGGCTGTCTCGGCGGCGGTGGCGGCGGACTCGACGAACTGACGGTCGCGCACATGCCGATCTACCCCGACCTCCAGTGGTACGTGATGGAGGGCGAGGGCTACTTCTCCGAGATCGACGCCGAGGTCTCCGGACAGGAGTTCGGCAACGGCCCGGCGATCGTTCAGGCGCTCGGCGGCGGCGACATCGACGTCGCGATGTTCGGGATCGTCCCCGCCATGATCGCGATAGACAACGGGATCCCGGCGCGGGTGACGGCGGCGAACATCCGCGAGCCGATGGGGATCATGGCGGAGTCGTCGTTCCACAAGACGTTCGAGCAGCAGGGCGGCGACGCGTTCGCGACGTGGGAAGAAGAGCAGGGCGAGCCGTTCACGTTCGGAACGTTCCCGCAGGGGAGCGTTCCCGACGTGTTGCTCCGCTACTGGCTCCGCGACGTCGGCGTCGACCCCGAGTCGAACGACAGCGTGGAGATCATCGAGATCAGCGGTGCCAGCTCGGTCTGGCAGGCGATCGCTAACGACGAGATCGACGGTACCTCGATCATGGAGCCGGTGCCGACCATCGCGCAGGCGGAGGGCTCGTCCGTGACGATGCTTCGGACCGCCGCCGAGGTCCTCCCCGGCCAGCCCGCCGCGGTCACCCTGATGAGCGACGCGGTGCGGGACTCGCCGCTCGCGGCGCAGTTCCTCGAACAGCACGTCCGCGCGACCGAGTTCATCGGCGAGGAGCCGGACGCGACGGCCGAACACGTCAACGAGGGGATCGGGATGCCGGTCGACCGCGCGCGGAACGCGCTCGACTCGCCGCTGTCGAACTTCATCACGGACCCTAACGAGATCACGGACGCGACGCAGGTGTTCTCGGAGTTCGCGGCCGGAAACGACCAGATCGACGAACAGCTGTCGACCGACGAGATATTCGATCTGGAGGTGTACGACTCGCTCTGA
- a CDS encoding heme-binding protein, whose protein sequence is MVEAPQTAEGWFSLHDFRSIDWDAWRDAPESERQRAIEEGVSFLKHRELVADADAGESALFSVLGHKADLLFLHFRPSLDDLSSIERRFEDTALAEFTERETSYVSVTEVSGYVSDDYFEEGADAVDEGLRRYIEGKLKPEIPDDEYVSFYPMSKRRGEEHNWYDLDFEERADLMAGHGEVGKEYAGKIKQVIASSVGFDDHEWGVTLFGADPTDIKDIVYEMRFDPASSRYGEFGDFYVGRRFPPRDLDAFLAGETVPTGRVPDEDSAGHPHGEGSHHGDDAHGHGDDGHGRGEGHDRSGAGGGPAHGDHPHGDEEAGGEGDHPHGEGGSHGGKGDAHGDHGGDGGHGDESDDADIRGELADLDIYAGKPHGEDVYATVLYSEADVDELFDEVEGLRGNFDHYGTHVKTAVYEGRHTDRAAVVSIWDTASAAETAGGFLSELPDIVARAGEESGFGTMGMFYTVKPDYQTEFVDTFDDVGGLLAEMDGHVETDLMVNVEDENDMFIASQWNAKEDAMQFFRSDEFSETVQWGRDVLADRPRHVFLA, encoded by the coding sequence ATGGTCGAGGCTCCACAGACCGCCGAAGGGTGGTTCTCGCTACACGACTTCCGCTCGATCGACTGGGACGCCTGGCGCGACGCGCCGGAGTCCGAACGGCAGCGAGCGATCGAGGAGGGAGTGTCCTTCCTGAAACACCGCGAACTGGTCGCCGACGCGGACGCGGGCGAGTCCGCGCTGTTCTCCGTGCTCGGGCACAAGGCCGACCTCCTGTTCTTACACTTCCGACCGTCGCTCGACGACCTCTCGTCGATCGAGCGCCGCTTCGAGGACACCGCGCTCGCGGAGTTCACCGAGCGCGAGACCTCGTACGTCTCCGTCACCGAGGTGTCCGGGTACGTCTCGGACGACTACTTCGAGGAGGGGGCCGACGCCGTCGACGAGGGGCTACGCCGGTACATCGAGGGGAAGCTGAAACCCGAGATCCCCGACGACGAGTACGTCAGCTTCTACCCGATGAGCAAGCGCCGCGGCGAGGAACACAACTGGTACGACCTCGACTTCGAGGAGCGCGCCGACCTGATGGCGGGCCACGGGGAAGTCGGCAAGGAGTACGCGGGGAAGATCAAACAGGTGATCGCCTCCTCCGTCGGCTTCGACGACCACGAGTGGGGCGTCACGCTGTTCGGCGCGGACCCGACCGACATCAAGGACATCGTCTACGAGATGCGGTTCGACCCCGCCTCCTCGCGGTACGGCGAGTTCGGTGACTTCTACGTCGGCCGCCGGTTCCCGCCGCGCGACCTCGACGCCTTCCTCGCGGGCGAGACGGTCCCGACCGGGCGCGTCCCCGACGAGGACAGCGCCGGCCACCCCCACGGCGAAGGGAGTCATCACGGCGACGACGCGCACGGCCACGGCGACGACGGACACGGCCGCGGCGAGGGACACGACCGTTCCGGGGCTGGCGGGGGCCCCGCCCACGGCGACCACCCGCACGGCGACGAGGAGGCCGGCGGCGAGGGCGATCACCCACACGGCGAGGGCGGCAGTCACGGGGGCAAGGGGGACGCCCACGGCGATCACGGCGGCGACGGCGGTCACGGCGACGAGAGCGACGACGCGGACATCCGCGGCGAACTCGCCGACCTCGACATCTACGCCGGCAAGCCGCACGGCGAGGACGTGTACGCCACCGTCCTCTACAGCGAGGCCGACGTCGACGAGCTGTTCGACGAGGTCGAGGGACTGCGCGGCAACTTCGACCACTACGGCACCCACGTCAAGACCGCGGTGTACGAGGGGCGTCACACCGACCGCGCCGCCGTCGTCTCCATCTGGGACACGGCGTCGGCGGCCGAGACCGCGGGCGGCTTCCTCTCGGAGCTGCCCGACATCGTCGCGCGCGCCGGCGAGGAGTCCGGGTTCGGGACGATGGGGATGTTCTACACCGTCAAGCCCGACTACCAGACGGAGTTCGTCGACACCTTCGACGACGTGGGCGGGCTGCTCGCGGAGATGGACGGCCACGTCGAGACCGACCTGATGGTGAACGTCGAAGACGAGAACGACATGTTCATCGCCAGCCAGTGGAACGCGAAGGAGGACGCGATGCAGTTCTTCCGCTCTGACGAGTTCTCCGAGACCGTCCAGTGGGGCCGCGACGTGCTCGCCGACCGACCGCGGCACGTCTTCTTGGCCTGA
- a CDS encoding ABC transporter permease, producing the protein MATETGSELDGDAAVAIGLDDPRRLLRGALGVAGFLAVWYVVSLGSPAYVVPSPVAVAGAFGSELASGDMTTPLYQSVRHWIPGTVAGTALGVAAGVAFGWSRLLDDLTAPLVRTLRPVPPLALIGFAIAWFGINDWGAAFIIAVGAFWINFYAAYGAVEGVSEDLLDVGRTLGVRGDLDAVRSIVLPAATPGIMTGIRTGLGRCWMLVVASEIFGVPGVGREIIRASNNLAVDQAIAYILVLSLMYLLVDVAFRAVERRVLVWRA; encoded by the coding sequence ATGGCGACAGAAACCGGATCGGAACTGGACGGGGACGCGGCCGTCGCGATCGGTCTCGATGACCCCCGCCGGCTCCTCCGCGGCGCGCTCGGCGTCGCGGGGTTCCTCGCCGTCTGGTACGTCGTCTCCCTCGGCTCGCCCGCGTACGTGGTCCCCTCGCCGGTCGCGGTCGCCGGGGCGTTCGGCAGCGAACTGGCCTCGGGAGACATGACGACGCCGCTCTACCAGAGCGTCCGGCACTGGATCCCCGGCACCGTCGCCGGGACCGCGCTCGGCGTCGCCGCGGGGGTCGCCTTCGGGTGGAGCCGCCTGCTCGACGACCTCACCGCGCCGCTCGTCCGGACGCTGCGGCCGGTGCCGCCGCTCGCGCTGATCGGCTTCGCGATCGCGTGGTTCGGCATCAACGACTGGGGCGCGGCCTTCATCATCGCGGTGGGCGCGTTCTGGATCAACTTCTACGCGGCGTACGGTGCCGTCGAGGGCGTCTCGGAGGACCTCCTCGACGTGGGACGGACGCTCGGCGTCCGGGGCGACCTCGACGCGGTCCGGTCGATCGTGTTGCCGGCGGCGACGCCGGGGATCATGACCGGGATCCGGACCGGACTGGGACGGTGTTGGATGCTTGTCGTCGCCTCGGAGATCTTCGGCGTTCCCGGGGTCGGCCGCGAGATCATCCGCGCCAGCAACAACCTCGCGGTCGACCAGGCGATCGCGTACATCCTCGTGTTGAGCCTGATGTACCTGCTCGTCGACGTGGCGTTCCGCGCGGTCGAACGGAGGGTGTTGGTATGGCGGGCGTGA
- a CDS encoding PadR family transcriptional regulator, which produces MRKSGPPKGLISYLVLELLDERPRYGYELLGEITEISGGHWEPSYGSVYPILYKFEEEGVAERVERADEPDRKYFALTDAGREELAEKRAAIGGEARDFGDVVLGFYHLYAALATDDRFQVADADAEWAYSERYSAWIVEQIIRHHERDFGEFERIDASPEEFYDESDAAETDSVETGETEAETPETETADDADESEEASSGAADD; this is translated from the coding sequence ATGCGGAAAAGCGGCCCGCCGAAAGGACTGATCTCGTACCTCGTCTTGGAGCTGCTCGACGAGCGCCCGCGGTACGGCTACGAGCTGCTCGGCGAGATCACGGAGATAAGCGGCGGCCACTGGGAGCCCTCCTACGGCTCCGTCTACCCAATCTTATACAAGTTCGAGGAGGAGGGGGTCGCGGAGCGCGTCGAACGCGCCGACGAGCCGGACCGCAAGTACTTCGCGCTCACCGACGCGGGCCGCGAGGAACTGGCGGAGAAGCGCGCGGCGATCGGCGGCGAGGCGCGCGACTTCGGCGACGTCGTCTTGGGCTTTTACCACCTGTACGCCGCGCTCGCCACCGACGACCGCTTCCAAGTGGCCGACGCCGACGCCGAGTGGGCGTACTCGGAGCGGTACAGCGCGTGGATCGTCGAACAGATCATCCGCCACCACGAGCGCGACTTCGGCGAGTTCGAGCGGATCGACGCCTCGCCCGAGGAGTTCTACGACGAGAGCGACGCGGCCGAAACTGATTCGGTCGAAACCGGCGAGACAGAAGCCGAAACGCCCGAAACGGAGACCGCGGACGACGCCGACGAGTCCGAGGAGGCGTCATCCGGGGCGGCCGACGACTGA
- a CDS encoding SDR family NAD(P)-dependent oxidoreductase, producing the protein MDVLVTGAAGGIGGGVARSLAAAGHDVLGVDVDAEGLAALPDAVETAVVDLRDEVAVRALLADRPLDAVVSCVGGYEIASVEDTSVEAFRRQLDTNLTAVHATVSAALPTLRERGGRVVIVGSMVGSVALPYHGAYSAAKAGLDGYVDALRREVAPHGVDVTLVEPGPVPTGFNERAAAAAAEVDEADGPYADAYRAFEGYSPAATDLETVVERVVTATTADRPRTRYRVSRRARWLPRLARVLPDRLYDRLVRAGLPGGILWRLLHR; encoded by the coding sequence ATGGACGTGCTCGTGACGGGGGCGGCGGGCGGGATCGGCGGCGGGGTCGCGCGCTCGCTCGCGGCCGCCGGCCACGACGTTCTCGGCGTCGACGTGGACGCCGAGGGGCTCGCCGCCCTGCCGGACGCGGTCGAGACCGCGGTCGTCGACCTCCGCGACGAGGTCGCCGTCCGGGCGCTGCTCGCGGACCGGCCGCTCGACGCGGTCGTCTCCTGTGTCGGCGGCTACGAGATCGCGTCGGTCGAGGACACCTCCGTCGAGGCGTTCCGCCGGCAACTGGACACGAACCTGACGGCGGTCCACGCGACGGTGTCGGCGGCGCTCCCGACGCTACGCGAGCGCGGCGGGCGGGTCGTGATCGTCGGCTCGATGGTCGGGTCGGTCGCCCTTCCGTACCACGGCGCGTACAGCGCCGCGAAGGCCGGACTCGACGGGTACGTCGACGCGCTCCGCCGAGAGGTCGCCCCTCACGGGGTCGACGTGACGCTGGTCGAACCCGGTCCCGTCCCGACCGGGTTCAACGAGCGGGCGGCCGCCGCGGCCGCCGAGGTCGACGAGGCGGACGGTCCCTACGCCGACGCCTACCGCGCGTTCGAGGGGTACTCCCCGGCGGCGACCGACCTCGAAACGGTCGTCGAGCGCGTGGTGACCGCGACGACCGCGGACCGGCCGCGGACACGCTACCGCGTGAGCCGCCGAGCGCGGTGGCTGCCGCGGCTGGCACGCGTCCTCCCCGACCGACTGTACGATCGGCTCGTCCGCGCGGGACTCCCCGGCGGGATCCTGTGGCGGCTGCTCCATCGGTGA
- a CDS encoding ABC transporter ATP-binding protein — protein sequence MAGVNGNGAADEEETGSLPPADASVALDAVGKTYAGDGDGDPVRALDDVSFSVADGEFVCLVGPSGCGKTTLFRIVAGLTEATDGRVLLDGTEVTGPTTDMGVVFQEYHLFPWLTVAENVGFGLERSDRSPDERERRVDEMLELVGLTEFRDAYPKSLSGGMKQRVAIARALAVDPNLLLMDEPFGAVDAQTREMLQRELLDVWESTGKTVLFVTHDVAEAVTLADRIVVMAADPGRVREVVDVDVERPRERGDAAFAEYVGRVRELIGAGP from the coding sequence ATGGCGGGCGTGAACGGGAACGGCGCGGCCGACGAGGAAGAGACGGGCTCCCTCCCGCCCGCGGACGCGAGCGTCGCGCTCGACGCGGTCGGCAAGACGTACGCCGGCGACGGCGACGGCGATCCGGTGCGCGCGCTCGACGACGTGTCGTTCTCGGTCGCCGACGGCGAGTTCGTCTGTCTCGTCGGCCCCTCGGGGTGCGGGAAGACGACGCTGTTCCGGATCGTCGCCGGCCTGACCGAGGCGACGGACGGGCGGGTGCTGCTCGACGGCACCGAAGTCACCGGGCCGACGACGGACATGGGCGTCGTCTTCCAGGAGTACCACCTGTTCCCGTGGCTGACCGTCGCGGAGAACGTCGGGTTCGGGTTGGAACGGAGCGACCGGTCGCCCGACGAGCGCGAGCGCCGGGTCGACGAGATGCTCGAACTGGTCGGGCTGACGGAGTTCCGCGACGCCTACCCCAAGTCGCTGTCGGGCGGGATGAAACAGCGCGTCGCCATCGCGCGGGCGCTCGCCGTCGACCCGAACCTCCTCCTGATGGACGAGCCGTTCGGCGCGGTGGACGCCCAGACCCGCGAGATGCTCCAGCGGGAGCTGCTCGACGTGTGGGAGTCGACCGGGAAGACCGTCCTCTTCGTCACGCACGACGTGGCGGAGGCGGTGACGCTCGCGGACCGGATCGTCGTGATGGCCGCCGACCCGGGCCGCGTCCGCGAGGTCGTCGATGTCGACGTCGAGCGCCCCCGCGAGCGCGGCGACGCCGCCTTCGCCGAGTACGTCGGTCGCGTGCGAGAACTGATCGGTGCCGGCCCGTAG